From one Mytilus trossulus isolate FHL-02 chromosome 10, PNRI_Mtr1.1.1.hap1, whole genome shotgun sequence genomic stretch:
- the LOC134687804 gene encoding uncharacterized protein LOC134687804 yields the protein MALSTLKTFNATTKLASYANWKGPHLPIIMAGKGFSYSGHDLIVECDDCKAKVDMKTEDIISLSDSHSGGCRISQILREKKANPIVSHRGPFSQQMQCEKFTYELLLYPSLASIMLAPSDECPCKVCCRGNHILSTVFPFRPNDMYGYPRLFGKRLINSIKQRLEEHNGPIHPQLTDVEVRKRTFALYELDQNIETLAEAGFYFAGQRKEIVCFYCDGSLRQEVLATNPWEEHCRWFPVCPYVLKTKGESFVHDTMINTKALKTHLKG from the exons ATGCGAATTGGAAAGGACCCCATCTTCCAATTATCATGGCAGGAAAGGGATTTAGCTATAGTGGACATGATCTCATCGTTGAATGCGATGATTGTAAAGCTAAAGTGGATATGAAAACTGAAGACATTATTTCATTATCAGATAGCCATTCAGGGGGTTGTAGAATAAGTCAAATTTTACGAGAGAAGAAGGCAAATCCTATTGTAAGCCATCGGGGTCCTTTTTCTCAACAAATGCAATGTGAAAAATTCACATACGAACTTTTGTTGTATCCGTCCTTAGCTTCAATTATGCTAGCACCAAGCGATGAGTGTCCATGCAAAGTATGTTGCCGTGGAAACCATATACTTTCCACTGTGTTCCCATTTAGGCCCAACGATATGTATGGCTATCCAAGGCTCTTCGGGAAAAGACTTATAAATTCCATAAAGCAAAGATTAGAGGAGCACAATGGCCCAATACATCCACAGTTAACAGATGTAGAAGTACGCAAAAGAACTTTTGCATTGTACGAGTTggatcaaaatattgaaacttTGGCTGAAGCAGGGTTTTACTTTGCAg gTCAAAGAAAGGAAATTGTATGCTTTTATTGTGACGGTAGTCTTCGGCAAGAGGTACTTGCAACAAACCCATGGGAGGAACATTGTCGATGGTTCCCGGTCTGTCCTTATGTTCTGAAAACAAAGGGAGAGTCATTTGTACACGATACAATGATT AACACTAAAGCACTAAAGACACATCTTAAAGGTTAG
- the LOC134686159 gene encoding uncharacterized protein LOC134686159, with amino-acid sequence MQRLEKKMDVWEMSISSTLDEIGNIKKETETFVESVQGAQVQEQTRFNNSFRELVERFNTKVNNETSSYGDQIDTLLESLSSKMQVLSIAGQKRESVQKLMQFTIHQEWKRFNLSYDQLVETFKVNFNNTLQELILKQERGNAEMMRNHKSVAFSAYRTSSQVSAIKEIVRFDKVWTNEGNGYDPLTGIFTAPRAGLYHITAVVMSPSAKTLYLRLYLNKVPTAGSHVCGDGHKTGTYDVVFSLQMGDEIYIAESGYNIYSDTGTYITFSGHSVA; translated from the exons ATGCAAAGACTTGAGAAGAAGATGGACGTATGGGAAATGTCTATTTCTTCTACGTTGGATGAAAtaggaaatattaaaaaagaaactgaGACGTTTGTTGAATCAGTACAAGGTGCACAGGTGCAAGAGCAAACGAGATTTAACAACTCTTTCCGAGAACTGGTTGAACGTTTTAACACCAAGGTAAACAATGAAACCTCATCTTATGGAGACCAAATAGACACTTTACTGGAATCTTTGTCATCGAAAATGCAAGTACTTAGTATAGCAGGACAGAAAAGGGAGAGCGTTCAAAAATTGATGCAGTTTACTATTCACCAGGAATGGAAAAGATTCAACCTATCATATGACCAACTTGTGGAAACATTTAAAGTTAACTTTAATAACACATTACAGGAgttaattctaaaacaagaaaGAG GTAATGCTGAAATGATGAGGAATCATAAGTCAGTTGCTTTCTCGGCTTACAGGACAAGTTCACAAGTTTCTGCAATCAAAGAGATAGTTAGATTTGATAAAGTCTGGACCAATGAGGGAAATGGATATGATCCATTGACTGGAATTTTCACAGCTCCACGTGCAGGTCTTTATCACATAACTGCTGTAGTTATGTCACCGTCTGCAAAAACTTTATACCTTAGACTTTATCTCAATAAAGTACCGACCGCTGGAAGTCATGTTTGCGGTGACGGCCATAAGACTGGTACATATGATGTTGTGTTTAGTCTGCAAATGGGAGACGAAATTTACATTGCAGAATCTGGTTATAATATCTATAGTGATACCGGAACGTACATCACATTTTCTGGACATAGTGTTGCTTAG